A single window of Montipora capricornis isolate CH-2021 chromosome 14, ASM3666992v2, whole genome shotgun sequence DNA harbors:
- the LOC138033530 gene encoding methyltransferase N6AMT1-like isoform X2 yields the protein MSAPTPSFAHFSQKDYENIYEPAEDTFLLMDALEKDTEFLKERRPLLCVEVGSGSGAIITFLATILGPFTHYIATDVNPIAAKCSLQTAHQNGVRICCVVTDLVECLTPQIHGKVDVLIFNPPYVVTPSEEVGGHSIEASWAGGKDGREVMDRLFPLVSTLLSNSGCFYLVTITENRPDEIMKLLVACGLFGETVLTRKAGRERLSVLRFTKEDDKNCLQ from the exons ATGTCGGCACCTACTCCTTCTTTCGCTCATTTCAGCCAGAAAGATTACGAAAACATTTATGAACCTGCGGaggatacttttcttttgatggATGCTTTAGAAAAGGACACAGAATTCTTGAAAGAACGAAG GCCATTGTTATGTGTAGAGGTTGGCAGTGGTTCTGGCGCTATTATTACATTTTTAGCGACAATACTGGGACCATTCACACACTACAT AGCTACTGATGTTAACCCTATTGCTGCAAAGTGTTCGTTGCAAACAGCCCATCAAAATGGTGTCCGTATCTGTTGTGTTGTAACAGATTTG GTAGAATGTCTCACTCCACAAATTCATGGAAAAGTTGACGTTTTAATTTTCAATCCACCTTATGTTGTTACACCATCAGAGGAG GTTGGAGGTCACAGCATTGAAGCATCCTGGGCTGGTGGAAAAGATGGACGGGAG GTTATGGATCGCCTCTTTCCTTTGGTTTCCACACTTCTGTCCAACTCTGGCTGTTTTTATCTTGTCACCATTACAGAAAATAGACCag ATGAAATAATGAAGTTATTAGTGGCTTGCGGATTATTTGGTGAAACCGTATTGACAAGGAAGGCTGGAAGAGAACGATTGTCTGTTCTGAGATTCACAAAAGAGGATGACAAAAATTGTCTTCAATGA